aagtgccgtctaagcagctttcgttccgtgcagtcaagcctctccataaccgttgatggtgctgccgaagtctccgatccgtacatcatgatggggcgaattgcggataggtagacacgcagcttgacttcgttggtgatgggggtcgaccacagacatttcgttgagttaaatgcagaagtggccttagcgcatctttgctgaacatctctctcgtagctgccgttgttcttcagcatacagcccaggtaacagaactcatcgacgagttctatcggttgttcgtacaccctgattcccgtttgAGGTCTCGaaagatccacatctgcttgcatttatcagggcataggcgtagtccgtaggctgcagccagcttcgatacaaggttgacaacatgctgaagtttcgtgctgctttccgcgaatataacaacatcgtcggcgtactcgaggtcagtcaaggggcaccctgatggtgctaagacaatgtcgacaggacactggtcgactgttcttcgcataatgtcgtcgatggcgaaattgaacaggaagggtcctgccaccgccccttgtcttactccagttaccacttcaaacggtgttgtacatccggctggtgttcgaactgcagcagttgttcgttgattcttgtcatcaagcaagcgaacgatttttcctggtactccatcggcgcgaaacgcgttgagaagacggcctcggtgaggagagtcgaacgcggcttcaaagtccagaaacgctagttgcattggctttgaataccgctgccagatttcgatcactctcctgacgatgaacacctggacaatcgtagatcggccaggacgaaagccagcttgctcgtcgcgcgttgtttcttcgcgatgtttagtGAGTCGgcccaggataatgcgctccagtaccttgtacataacacgcagcaaagagattcctcgataattccttgggtccgtgacggataacttcttgtggagaggaattatgatagcgtgtctccacgaatcaggtatcctttcgtttatccatattgaacggatgatctttgtcatctcacgaatcccagacggtgtaagatattttagcatttctgcgctaatcccgttgtctccaccagattttccattcttcattttctgaatacagaccaggaccttcgactcggtcggtggctcctcgttaaccgcatatgtcggtctatgaacatgttcgagttcaggagttgacggtgctagccggctcagcaaggttttgaagtgttccttccaaattggaagggttgctttaccgacagctaccccattagcagtgttgaggacatgggaacattttttcattttgccgctatactgttttagtagggcgtaggctttccgcgggttcctgtcctcccacgccttctcaaactccatcg
The Necator americanus strain Aroian chromosome I, whole genome shotgun sequence genome window above contains:
- a CDS encoding hypothetical protein (NECATOR_CHRI.G1644.T1), with product MLKNNGSYERDVQQRCAKATSAFNSTKCLWSTPITNEVKLRVYLSAIRPIMMYGSETSAAPSTVMERLDCTERKLLRRHLATFGLGYATMKIFTQKLMWYTVG
- a CDS encoding hypothetical protein (NECATOR_CHRI.G1645.T1), which encodes MEFEKAWEDRNPRKAYALLKQYSGKMKKCSHVLNTANGVAVGKATLPIWKEHFKTLLSRLAPSTPELEHVHRPTYAVNEEPPTESKVLVCIQKMKNGKSGGDNGISAEMLKYLTPSGIREMTKIIRSIWINERIPDSWRHAIIIPLHKKLSVTDPRNYRGISLLRVMYKVLERIILGRLTKHREETTRDEQAGFRPGRSTIVQVFIVRRVIEIWQRYSKPMQLAFLDFEAAFDSPHRGRLLNAFRADGVPGKIVRLLDDKNQRTTAAVRTPAGCTTPFEVVTGVRQGAVAGPFLFNFAIDDIMRRTVDQCPVDIVLAPSGCPLTDLEYADDVVIFAESSTKLQHVVNLVSKLAAAYGLRLCPDKCKQMWIFRDLKRESGCTNNR